A genome region from Erigeron canadensis isolate Cc75 chromosome 3, C_canadensis_v1, whole genome shotgun sequence includes the following:
- the LOC122592995 gene encoding putative BPI/LBP family protein At1g04970, whose translation MPPLTNTIIYLIFISFLLIPTKTTANDQSFIQILITQNGLDFIKNLLISKAVSSLTPTSISDIEKAVKIPVIGKVDILLSDIVINKVNVGSSGVRPSEGGVSIVGSDFSCDLSVKWHYSYGTWVGPISISDSGTASVEVNGMEIGIALGLDNQDGSLKLSMMECNCQIQDISINLDGGASWLYQGIVNAFKEEIVSAVEKAITKKLKTEVSELGSILQTLPRHIPVDDTSSLNVTLVNSPFLSDTSLGFEINGLFVESKTDPRAYHNHLQPPLACSDPPKMVGIALDEAVFKSASALYYDATFMHWIVDKVPDQSLLNTAGWRFIVPQLYKKYPNADMNLDISLSNPPVVQISSQKIGATVYADLIIDVLKGDETIPVACISLVIAGTGSVQISRNNLTGHLKMDDFTMTLKWSKIGTLHMFLIQPVIWTMIETVFIPYVNARLGTGFPLPIIHGFLLENAEIISSDSRITVCSDVSYEESVDSSQTGFYTS comes from the exons ATGCCACCATTAACAAACACCATCATATATCTAATCTTTATATCTTTTCTTCTAATTCCAACAAAAACAACAGCCAATGACCAATCTTTCATCCAGATTCTCATAACCCAAAATGGTCTTGATTTCATCAAGAATTTGTTAATATCAAAAGCAGTCTCATCACTCACACCCACATCAATATCAGATATTGAAAAGGCTGTAAAGATTCCTGTAATTGGTAAAGTTGACATCTTGCTGTCTGATATTGTTATTAATAAGGTTAATGTTGGGTCATCTGGTGTTAGACCAAGTGAAGGTGGTGTTTCTATTGTCGGTTCGGATTTTAGTTGTGATTTGAGTGTGAAATGGCATTATTCTTACGGTACTTGGGTTGGCCCGATTTCGATTTCTGATAGTGGAACTGCTTCTGTTGAG GTTAATGGCATGGAAATTGGTATAGCTCTAGGTTTGGATAATCAAGACGGATCATTGAAACTTTCCATGATGGAATGTAATTGTCAAATACAAGATATCTCCATAAACCTAGATGGAGGAGCATCTTGGCTCTATCAAGG AATTGTGAATGCTTTCAAAGAAGAAATAGTATCAGCAGTAGAAAAGGCAATTACCAAGAAATTGAAGACTGAAGTTTCAGAGCTTGGATCTATTCTACAAACTCTTCCCCGACATATTCCAGTGGATGATACTTCCTCATTAAATGTTACATTGGTTAACAGCCCATTCTTGAGTGACACTTCATTAGGGTTCGAGATAAATGGGTTATTCGTAGAGTCAAAAACTGACCCGCGTGCATATCACAACCATTTGCAGCCACCACTCGCTTGCTCAGACCCTCCAAAAATGGTTGGGATTGCCCTAGATGAAGCTGTCTTCAAATCTGCATCTGCTTTATACTACGAT GCTACGTTTATGCACTGGATTGTTGATAAAGTACCCGACCAATCTCTTCTTAACACGGCTGGGTGGAGATTTATTGTTCCTCAACTCTACAAAAAGTACCCAAATGCTGATATGAATTTGGATATTTCTCTTTCTAATCCTCCAGTTGTGCaaatatcatcacagaaaattGGTGCTACAGTTTATGCAGATTTGATCATAGATGTTCTTAAAGGAGATGAGACAATCCCCGTTGCTTGTATCTCATTG GTAATTGCTGGCACAGGTTCGGTACAAATTAGCAGAAATAACCTTACCGGTCATTTGAAAATGGATGATTTCACCATGACGTTAAAGTGGAGCAAGATTGGTACCTTGCACATGTTTCTTATTCAG CCAGTGATTTGGACTATGATTGAAACTGTTTTCATACCATATGTGAATGCACGACTTGGGACAGGGTTCCCTTTGCCTATAATACACGGgtttttgcttgaaaatgctGAGATAATATCCTCGGATTCTAGAATCACGGTGTGCAGTGATGTTAGCTACGAGGAATCTGTTGATAGCAGCCAAACTGGATTTTACACGTCGTAG
- the LOC122593550 gene encoding protein IQ-DOMAIN 33 isoform X2: protein MGITGELVRSVFSKNRSFGTTHDTNVIRNNAVERKRWASVRSYLCGDEYNSVMAEEDMDSRKSSKEAMSTSVFLDHYSGSCRTSKATIFSSRIDDDSSIKGSEASVTQPISEKSNDTLESEEKTNLKSEHDAAVVIQSAFRSFRARRLIESLKSASVVDQEVAVPLGSPSKESIATSIEVQTGNSVVEFNECSESFARRIKHTKGVKAQTLRLKEDWDDSTVSSNISRMRIQNRLEASTRRERALAYAFSQQLRICSKKKQNVRNGNESEANMSWSWLERWMATRQHDTSFGDISKQFEQLNGSQKLMVQSQILSDLAGEEKESCGSNEVSMHFDNVSLSSKTGEKSYYKPARNRLKATSISRRKTSPSYGFTKEYSKVNKQGGEREMICEDKQ from the exons ATGGGAATCACTGGAGAACTAGTGAGGAGTGTGTTCTCTAAAAATCGATCTTTCGGAACCACTCATGACACCAAT GTGATCAGAAACAATGCAGTTGAAAGAAAGAGATGGGCAAGTGTGAGATCATACCTTTGTGGTGATGAATACAATTCGGTTATGGCTGAAGAAGATATGGACTCTAGAAAAAGCTCGAAAGAAGCCATGAGTACTTCCGTTTTTCTAGATCATTATTCGGGTTCTTGCAGAACTTCAAAAGCTACTATTTTTAGTTCAAGAATCGATGATGATTCATCTATCAAAGGTTCTGAGGCTAGTGTCACACAGcccatttcagaaaaatctaaTGACACTCTAGAGTCAGAGGAAAAGACTAATTTAAAATCTGAACATGATGCTGCAGTTGTCATTCAGtcagcatttagaagttttcGG GCCAGAAGACTAATTGAAAGCCTTAAATCTGCGAGTGTTGTTGATCAAGAGGTTGCAGTGCCCTTAGGAAGTCCAAGTAAAGAATCAATAGCAACATCAATAGAAGTCCAAACTGGGAACTCGGTGGTTGAATTTAACGAGTGTAGTGAGAGTTTTGCGCGTCGTATAAAGCATACAAAGGGAGTTAAGGCACAAACATTGAGACTAAAG GAAGATTGGGACGATAGCACTGTGAGTAGCAACATATCAAGAATGAGGATTCAGAATAGACTCGAGGCATCTACCAGGCGCGAAAGGGCACTCGCTTATGCTTTCTCACAGCAG CTGAGGATCTGCTCAAAGAAgaaacaaaatgtacgaaatgGGAATGAGTCAGAAGCAAATATGAGTTGGAGTTGGCTTGAGAGATGGATGGCAACCCGGCAACACGACACTTCTTTTGGGGACATTAGCAAACAATTTGAACAGTTAAATGGGAGTCAAAAACTAATGGTACAGAGTCAAATACTATCAGATTTAGCAGGGGAAGAGAAGGAAAGTTGTGGATCAAATGAAGTGTCTATGCATTTTGATAATGTCTCTTTGAGCTCAAAAACGGGTGAAAAATCTTACTACAAACCAGCTCGAAACAGGCTCAAGGCTACAAGTATCTCGAGGCGAAAAACCTCACCAAGTTATGGGTTCACTAAGGAGTATTCTAAG GTGAACAAGCAAGGAGGAGAAAGGGAAATGATATGTGAAGATAAACAATAA
- the LOC122593550 gene encoding protein IQ-DOMAIN 33 isoform X1, with the protein MGITGELVRSVFSKNRSFGTTHDTNVIRNNAVERKRWASVRSYLCGDEYNSVMAEEDMDSRKSSKEAMSTSVFLDHYSGSCRTSKATIFSSRIDDDSSIKGSEASVTQPISEKSNDTLESEEKTNLKSEHDAAVVIQSAFRSFRARRLIESLKSASVVDQEVAVPLGSPSKESIATSIEVQTGNSVVEFNECSESFARRIKHTKGVKAQTLRLKQEDWDDSTVSSNISRMRIQNRLEASTRRERALAYAFSQQLRICSKKKQNVRNGNESEANMSWSWLERWMATRQHDTSFGDISKQFEQLNGSQKLMVQSQILSDLAGEEKESCGSNEVSMHFDNVSLSSKTGEKSYYKPARNRLKATSISRRKTSPSYGFTKEYSKVNKQGGEREMICEDKQ; encoded by the exons ATGGGAATCACTGGAGAACTAGTGAGGAGTGTGTTCTCTAAAAATCGATCTTTCGGAACCACTCATGACACCAAT GTGATCAGAAACAATGCAGTTGAAAGAAAGAGATGGGCAAGTGTGAGATCATACCTTTGTGGTGATGAATACAATTCGGTTATGGCTGAAGAAGATATGGACTCTAGAAAAAGCTCGAAAGAAGCCATGAGTACTTCCGTTTTTCTAGATCATTATTCGGGTTCTTGCAGAACTTCAAAAGCTACTATTTTTAGTTCAAGAATCGATGATGATTCATCTATCAAAGGTTCTGAGGCTAGTGTCACACAGcccatttcagaaaaatctaaTGACACTCTAGAGTCAGAGGAAAAGACTAATTTAAAATCTGAACATGATGCTGCAGTTGTCATTCAGtcagcatttagaagttttcGG GCCAGAAGACTAATTGAAAGCCTTAAATCTGCGAGTGTTGTTGATCAAGAGGTTGCAGTGCCCTTAGGAAGTCCAAGTAAAGAATCAATAGCAACATCAATAGAAGTCCAAACTGGGAACTCGGTGGTTGAATTTAACGAGTGTAGTGAGAGTTTTGCGCGTCGTATAAAGCATACAAAGGGAGTTAAGGCACAAACATTGAGACTAAAG CAGGAAGATTGGGACGATAGCACTGTGAGTAGCAACATATCAAGAATGAGGATTCAGAATAGACTCGAGGCATCTACCAGGCGCGAAAGGGCACTCGCTTATGCTTTCTCACAGCAG CTGAGGATCTGCTCAAAGAAgaaacaaaatgtacgaaatgGGAATGAGTCAGAAGCAAATATGAGTTGGAGTTGGCTTGAGAGATGGATGGCAACCCGGCAACACGACACTTCTTTTGGGGACATTAGCAAACAATTTGAACAGTTAAATGGGAGTCAAAAACTAATGGTACAGAGTCAAATACTATCAGATTTAGCAGGGGAAGAGAAGGAAAGTTGTGGATCAAATGAAGTGTCTATGCATTTTGATAATGTCTCTTTGAGCTCAAAAACGGGTGAAAAATCTTACTACAAACCAGCTCGAAACAGGCTCAAGGCTACAAGTATCTCGAGGCGAAAAACCTCACCAAGTTATGGGTTCACTAAGGAGTATTCTAAG GTGAACAAGCAAGGAGGAGAAAGGGAAATGATATGTGAAGATAAACAATAA